One stretch of Shewanella sp. Arc9-LZ DNA includes these proteins:
- the relA gene encoding GTP diphosphokinase, producing the protein MVSVREAHFNTQVFQLDEWVARYLDDKDDAQKLLVLIQQVEALPVKNKLAHTELLARAREMIEILAPLNMDIETLQAAVLFLLFDAGVLNDEQILEQYGENLARLVASVVTMNAIGALKVSQNSRDAEPQIDNIRKMLLAMVEDVRAVVIKLAERVCLLRAVKNADEETRVLLAREIADIYAPLANRLGIGQLKWELEDISFRYLHPTVYKDIAKQLDGKRVDREVFIDKFVTQLQQRLDSDDIRAKVYGRPKHIYSIWRKMKGKDLKFDELFDVRAVRIVTERLQDCYGALGVVHDLWHHIPREFDDYVANPKPNGYQSIHTVVVGPEGKTVEIQIRTEAMHQDSELGVAAHWKYKEGASNTKQTGYEEKINWLRKILQWQEDVAESGNLVDEVRSQVFEDRVYVFTPSGEVVDLPLGSTVLDFAYYIHSQVGHKCIGAKVDGRIVPFTYQVETGERIEIITSKTPNPKRDWLNLNLGYIKSSRSRSKIQHWFKQQDRDKNIAAGKEMLESELARVGLKVKDAAVAVERFNLNSMDDMLAAIGGGDLRLNQVVNFTDTKIRKVEDTDENLLEDIIKKASHKPKKSSKGQVEVNGVGNLMSHIARCCQPVPGDEIFGYITMGRGISVHRSDCEQVKELMRAHPERSVDVIWGENYSGGYRIRVRVLAHDRSGLLRDLTTVLAAEKSNVMAMSSSSDVKSQTATVELELELYNLDGLSRILGKLSLVDGVIESRRL; encoded by the coding sequence ATGGTATCTGTTCGCGAAGCACATTTTAATACGCAAGTATTCCAATTAGATGAGTGGGTCGCTCGTTATCTCGACGACAAAGATGATGCTCAGAAGTTATTGGTATTGATCCAGCAAGTTGAGGCCTTACCGGTTAAAAACAAACTGGCCCATACTGAGCTGCTTGCGCGTGCTCGCGAAATGATCGAAATCTTAGCGCCGCTGAATATGGACATCGAAACGCTACAAGCCGCAGTATTATTTTTGCTATTCGATGCTGGCGTTCTCAATGACGAACAAATCCTAGAGCAATACGGTGAAAACCTTGCAAGGTTAGTTGCCAGCGTTGTGACCATGAATGCCATTGGCGCATTAAAAGTCAGTCAAAATTCGCGCGATGCCGAACCTCAAATAGATAACATCCGAAAAATGTTATTGGCCATGGTTGAAGATGTTCGTGCCGTAGTGATCAAATTAGCCGAACGCGTATGCTTACTGCGTGCGGTAAAAAACGCCGATGAAGAAACTCGGGTATTATTAGCACGAGAAATTGCTGATATTTATGCGCCATTAGCAAATCGCTTAGGCATTGGTCAATTAAAGTGGGAGCTTGAAGATATTTCTTTTCGCTACTTGCATCCAACTGTTTACAAAGACATTGCCAAACAGCTTGATGGTAAACGTGTCGACCGCGAAGTGTTTATCGACAAGTTTGTGACTCAGTTGCAGCAGCGTTTAGATAGCGATGATATTCGCGCCAAAGTGTACGGCCGACCTAAGCACATTTACAGTATTTGGCGAAAAATGAAGGGCAAAGATCTCAAGTTTGATGAGCTTTTTGACGTCCGAGCTGTACGTATTGTCACCGAAAGATTACAAGATTGCTATGGTGCGTTAGGGGTTGTGCATGACCTTTGGCACCACATTCCGCGTGAGTTTGACGATTACGTTGCAAATCCAAAACCGAACGGCTATCAATCTATTCATACCGTAGTTGTTGGTCCTGAAGGCAAAACCGTAGAAATTCAAATTCGTACCGAGGCGATGCATCAAGATTCTGAACTTGGGGTTGCCGCGCACTGGAAATACAAAGAAGGTGCCAGCAATACCAAACAAACCGGTTACGAAGAAAAAATTAACTGGTTGCGTAAAATTTTACAGTGGCAAGAAGATGTCGCTGAAAGTGGTAATTTGGTTGACGAAGTCCGTAGCCAAGTATTTGAAGACCGAGTCTATGTATTTACCCCAAGTGGTGAGGTCGTTGACTTACCTTTAGGTTCTACCGTACTCGACTTTGCTTATTATATTCACTCTCAAGTGGGTCATAAGTGTATTGGTGCAAAAGTCGACGGCCGCATTGTGCCATTCACTTACCAAGTTGAAACGGGTGAGCGCATTGAAATTATCACGTCAAAAACACCCAATCCAAAACGTGACTGGCTCAATCTTAATTTAGGTTATATCAAGTCGTCACGTTCGCGTTCAAAAATTCAACATTGGTTTAAGCAACAAGACCGCGATAAAAATATTGCCGCGGGTAAAGAAATGCTTGAGTCTGAATTAGCCCGAGTGGGTCTTAAAGTTAAAGATGCGGCAGTGGCGGTAGAGCGCTTTAATTTAAACTCTATGGATGACATGCTGGCGGCTATCGGTGGCGGCGATTTACGCTTAAATCAAGTGGTTAATTTTACCGATACCAAAATTCGCAAAGTAGAAGACACTGACGAAAACTTACTTGAAGACATTATAAAGAAAGCGTCGCATAAGCCTAAAAAGTCGAGTAAAGGCCAAGTCGAAGTTAATGGTGTTGGTAATTTAATGAGCCACATTGCGCGTTGTTGCCAACCCGTTCCCGGCGATGAAATTTTTGGTTATATTACTATGGGACGGGGTATTTCTGTGCACCGTAGTGATTGCGAGCAAGTGAAAGAATTAATGCGTGCCCACCCAGAACGCAGTGTCGATGTGATTTGGGGTGAAAACTACTCTGGTGGTTATCGTATTCGCGTTAGAGTACTTGCCCATGATCGCAGTGGCTTATTACGAGATTTAACCACAGTGCTAGCGGCAGAGAAATCCAATGTGATGGCCATGAGTTCATCTTCTGATGTTAAAAGCCAAACGGCCACCGTAGAGCTTGAACTTGAATTGTATAATTTAGATGGTTTATCACGGATTCTCGGTAAACTGTCGCTTGTTGATGGTGTGATTGAGTCGCGTCGATTATAA
- the mazG gene encoding nucleoside triphosphate pyrophosphohydrolase has protein sequence MADIQSLLTIMQQLRNPESGCPWDQAQDFASIVPFTLEEAYEVVDTIERQAWEELPDELGDLLFQIVFYCQLGQEQGKFDFSTVVARISDKLIRRHPHVFAQSENNVVGAITNTRDLSQAWDVLKANERQQKKLHSALDDIPQALPALSRARKIQHRVAKVGFDWAELEPIVAKIHEEMNEVLVEVNLRHQDPEFYQPRIVDEMGDLLFAVVNLARHLNVDPEQALRQANHKFERRFRGVEQCVDNSGKPIQQHSLEELDHYWNVVKQHENIN, from the coding sequence GTGGCAGATATTCAATCGTTACTGACCATCATGCAGCAATTGCGCAACCCCGAGTCTGGTTGTCCTTGGGATCAAGCGCAAGATTTTGCCAGTATTGTGCCCTTTACCTTAGAAGAAGCTTATGAGGTTGTTGATACTATTGAGCGACAAGCATGGGAAGAGTTACCTGATGAACTGGGCGACTTATTGTTTCAGATAGTGTTTTATTGCCAATTAGGGCAAGAGCAAGGTAAGTTCGATTTTTCGACGGTAGTGGCGCGAATTAGCGATAAGCTTATTCGCCGTCATCCACATGTATTTGCTCAGTCAGAAAACAACGTTGTTGGTGCCATCACCAATACACGCGATTTAAGCCAAGCGTGGGATGTGTTAAAAGCCAATGAACGTCAGCAAAAAAAATTGCACTCAGCGTTAGATGATATCCCTCAAGCATTACCCGCGTTATCTAGAGCACGAAAAATTCAACATCGAGTGGCTAAAGTTGGCTTTGATTGGGCCGAGCTTGAGCCTATTGTTGCCAAAATACATGAAGAAATGAATGAAGTACTGGTAGAAGTTAATCTACGACATCAAGACCCTGAATTTTATCAACCGAGAATTGTTGATGAAATGGGCGATTTATTGTTTGCTGTAGTGAACCTTGCTCGTCATTTAAACGTTGATCCTGAACAAGCACTACGTCAAGCCAATCATAAATTTGAACGTAGATTTAGAGGGGTTGAGCAATGTGTAGACAATAGTGGAAAACCGATACAACAGCATAGCTTGGAAGAATTAGACCACTACTGGAATGTGGTAAAACAACACGAAAACATAAATTAA
- a CDS encoding AEC family transporter encodes MSSILTPLIAVFIIMLLGSIVQKMRLLPADTDLILNQFVYYIAFPAILLIVLAETRIEDIIQWGFIGGFSLAMIITYALVIVVSLIRTPKKQAVAAMRALNATFGNTAFIGIPLLSLLFPGHKMALVAAAIASLLSVFMFAFALVSIELASRDKQSTDHAIVIMANALYKNPIVVGSVIGIGLSALHITLPDSLALMLHQVGNTSSPCALFAIGMVLAKALRHQSGTKMFSVGLIAELNLINLLKLIIQPLIAFGLLKLFGVEKELLTMGVILAALPTAASVYLLADRYQINANVSAQGILYGTLITFISLPIIETLLKSIA; translated from the coding sequence ATGTCCAGTATTCTTACCCCGCTAATCGCTGTATTTATTATTATGCTGCTCGGCAGTATTGTTCAAAAAATGCGACTGTTGCCAGCAGACACCGATTTGATCCTCAATCAGTTTGTTTATTACATTGCTTTCCCCGCTATATTACTGATTGTGCTAGCTGAAACGCGCATTGAAGACATTATTCAATGGGGCTTTATCGGTGGGTTTAGTCTGGCGATGATCATCACTTATGCTTTAGTGATTGTTGTATCACTAATTCGCACACCTAAAAAACAAGCAGTTGCCGCCATGCGCGCATTAAATGCTACGTTTGGTAATACCGCATTTATTGGCATTCCATTGCTGAGTTTATTATTCCCAGGTCATAAAATGGCATTAGTCGCTGCAGCGATTGCCAGCTTGTTGTCGGTGTTCATGTTTGCTTTTGCTTTAGTATCAATTGAGCTAGCCAGCCGTGATAAACAATCAACTGACCATGCCATCGTCATCATGGCTAATGCCCTGTATAAAAACCCAATCGTGGTTGGCAGTGTTATTGGCATCGGTTTATCAGCACTGCATATTACCTTACCGGATAGTTTGGCCTTAATGCTACATCAGGTGGGAAATACCTCTAGCCCATGTGCACTGTTTGCTATAGGAATGGTACTTGCCAAAGCATTAAGACATCAATCTGGCACAAAAATGTTCAGTGTTGGTTTGATTGCGGAACTGAATTTAATCAATTTACTCAAGCTAATTATTCAACCTTTAATTGCCTTTGGTTTACTCAAACTGTTCGGCGTAGAAAAGGAATTACTGACCATGGGAGTCATTTTGGCAGCGTTACCGACAGCAGCAAGTGTGTACCTTTTGGCCGACCGCTACCAAATTAACGCCAATGTCAGCGCCCAAGGTATTTTATATGGCACATTAATCACTTTTATCAGTTTGCCGATAATAGAAACACTTTTAAAATCCATTGCTTAA
- the rlmD gene encoding 23S rRNA (uracil(1939)-C(5))-methyltransferase RlmD, which translates to MAQFFQAKPNKSKQLSAKLSLSVTQLDHLGAGIAQHQGKIVFIPGVLPGETATVQFVEQKKSYAKAKLITIESASANRIKPHCPHYQQCGGCDLQHMDTNAQREHKQTALVDLISKLSTAKAIDADIIADPIVGEAWHYRRRARLATLFDKNTQRLQLGFRAGNSNKIVSIQQCPVLSESLSALITPLAANLNQLKAKASLGHVELTQADNGNFAVLRVTKVLPASDIRWLTGFAEKHQLNLLLQDDAGQLTQLFPLLPVVDAAGDEAVALPYYHLAQEVVRCSFTPGNFVQVNGAINQAMVDQAIQWLDPQPGERILDLFCGVGNFSLPLALKAAEVIGVEGVPEMVQQAKQNAVDNQLDNVTFYHADLSADLSTQTWLGKIDKLLLDPARAGAFESLQWLQKMQPKKVVYVSCNPASLARDSSVLLASGYRIAQVGLVDMFPQTHHIEAMVLFELNI; encoded by the coding sequence ATGGCACAATTTTTCCAAGCAAAACCGAACAAATCTAAGCAATTATCAGCAAAGTTAAGCCTCAGTGTCACTCAACTTGACCATTTAGGTGCAGGCATAGCGCAACATCAAGGCAAAATAGTGTTTATTCCGGGAGTGTTACCGGGAGAGACCGCTACGGTGCAATTTGTCGAACAAAAGAAAAGCTACGCTAAAGCCAAGCTCATCACTATTGAGTCTGCATCGGCTAATCGAATCAAACCTCATTGTCCACATTATCAACAATGTGGCGGTTGTGATTTGCAGCACATGGACACTAATGCGCAACGCGAGCATAAGCAAACCGCCTTGGTTGATTTAATCAGCAAGCTGTCGACTGCTAAAGCCATTGATGCTGATATTATCGCTGACCCTATAGTGGGTGAGGCCTGGCATTATCGCCGAAGAGCAAGATTGGCCACATTATTTGATAAAAATACTCAGCGGTTACAACTTGGGTTTCGCGCCGGAAATAGCAATAAAATTGTTTCCATTCAGCAGTGCCCAGTGTTATCTGAGTCATTGTCTGCTTTGATTACTCCATTAGCGGCTAATTTAAATCAACTTAAAGCTAAGGCCAGTTTAGGGCACGTTGAACTCACCCAAGCTGATAACGGTAATTTTGCGGTACTAAGAGTGACTAAAGTATTACCGGCTTCCGATATTCGCTGGTTAACGGGCTTTGCCGAAAAACACCAGCTTAACTTATTATTGCAAGATGATGCTGGTCAATTAACCCAATTGTTCCCCTTGCTGCCTGTTGTTGATGCCGCGGGTGATGAAGCTGTCGCGTTACCTTATTATCATCTTGCACAGGAGGTTGTTCGTTGTTCATTCACTCCTGGTAATTTTGTCCAAGTTAATGGTGCTATTAATCAGGCCATGGTCGATCAAGCCATCCAATGGTTAGACCCTCAACCAGGTGAGCGTATTTTAGACCTATTCTGCGGTGTGGGTAATTTCAGTTTACCGTTGGCATTAAAGGCAGCAGAAGTCATTGGTGTTGAAGGTGTGCCTGAAATGGTGCAACAAGCCAAGCAAAACGCTGTCGACAACCAATTGGATAATGTGACTTTCTATCATGCGGATTTAAGTGCTGATCTATCGACACAAACATGGTTAGGCAAAATTGATAAACTGTTGCTGGACCCTGCTCGAGCAGGTGCTTTTGAAAGTTTACAATGGTTACAGAAAATGCAACCTAAAAAAGTGGTGTATGTTTCATGTAATCCGGCAAGTTTAGCGCGTGACAGTAGTGTATTATTAGCCAGTGGATATCGAATTGCCCAAGTAGGATTAGTCGATATGTTTCCGCAGACGCATCATATTGAAGCCATGGTGTTATTTGAATTAAATATTTAA
- a CDS encoding CTP synthase, with amino-acid sequence MTTRYIFVTGGVVSSLGKGIAAASLAAILEARGLNVTIMKLDPYINVDPGTMSPTQHGEVFVTEDGAETDLDLGHYERFIRTKMNRRNNFTTGRIYEEVISKERRGDYLGATIQVIPHITNAIKEKVLAGGEGHDVAIVEIGGTVGDIESLPFLESIRQLGSELGRERTLFMHLTLVPFLGAAGEIKTKPTQHSVKELRSIGIAPDVLVCRGDRAIPANEKAKISLFCNVEERAVISLKDVDSIYKIPALLRSQGLDDLVIKRFNLACNEADLSEWENVIYQEANPNGEVTIGMVGKYIELPDAYKSVNEALKHAGLKNRVTVNIKYIDSQTVEAKGEEVLQGLDGILVPGGFGERGVEGKIFAAKFARENNLPYFGICLGMQVALIEFARHVAGLEGAHSTEFNPQTPYPVVGLITEWINEEGDVETRHESSDLGGTMRLGAQLCHLKEGTKAALAYDSATCVERHRHRYEVNNNYIDRLEKAGLVFSGLSSDRKLIEMIELPNHPWFVASQFHPEFTSTPRDGHALFEGFIAASYAYQKRDID; translated from the coding sequence ATGACTACAAGGTATATCTTCGTTACTGGTGGCGTTGTTTCATCACTAGGTAAAGGCATTGCAGCAGCTTCGCTCGCGGCAATTTTAGAGGCGCGTGGCCTCAATGTAACCATTATGAAACTTGACCCCTATATTAACGTCGATCCGGGTACCATGAGCCCAACTCAGCACGGTGAAGTTTTCGTGACTGAAGATGGTGCTGAAACCGATCTCGATTTAGGTCATTACGAACGTTTCATTCGTACTAAAATGAATCGTCGCAATAACTTTACTACTGGTCGTATTTACGAAGAAGTGATTAGTAAAGAACGTCGTGGTGATTATTTAGGCGCAACCATTCAGGTTATTCCACACATTACTAACGCGATTAAAGAAAAAGTGTTAGCTGGTGGTGAAGGCCATGATGTCGCGATTGTAGAAATCGGTGGCACGGTAGGTGACATTGAATCATTGCCGTTTCTTGAATCTATTCGTCAGTTAGGTTCTGAATTAGGACGCGAACGTACACTATTTATGCATTTAACCTTAGTGCCGTTCTTAGGCGCTGCAGGCGAAATTAAAACCAAGCCGACGCAACACTCTGTTAAAGAGTTGCGTTCAATTGGTATTGCACCGGATGTACTGGTTTGTCGTGGCGACCGTGCAATTCCTGCCAATGAAAAAGCTAAAATTTCGTTATTCTGCAACGTAGAAGAACGTGCGGTTATTTCATTAAAAGACGTTGATAGCATCTACAAAATCCCAGCGTTATTACGCTCGCAAGGATTAGATGATTTAGTCATCAAACGTTTTAATTTAGCGTGTAACGAAGCTGATTTGTCTGAGTGGGAAAACGTTATTTATCAAGAAGCCAATCCAAATGGTGAAGTCACTATTGGTATGGTAGGTAAGTACATTGAACTCCCTGATGCATACAAGTCGGTGAATGAAGCATTAAAGCATGCAGGCTTAAAAAACCGTGTAACAGTGAACATTAAGTACATTGATTCACAAACAGTTGAAGCTAAAGGCGAAGAAGTATTGCAAGGCCTAGACGGTATTTTAGTACCAGGCGGCTTTGGCGAACGTGGCGTAGAAGGCAAGATTTTTGCTGCCAAATTTGCTCGTGAAAACAATCTTCCGTACTTTGGTATCTGTTTAGGTATGCAAGTAGCATTAATTGAATTTGCTCGCCATGTAGCAGGTTTAGAAGGTGCGCACTCAACTGAGTTTAATCCACAGACACCTTATCCGGTAGTGGGTTTAATTACTGAGTGGATTAATGAAGAAGGGGATGTCGAAACGCGTCATGAGTCTTCAGATTTAGGTGGCACTATGCGTTTAGGCGCTCAGCTATGTCATTTAAAAGAAGGCACAAAAGCGGCATTAGCCTATGATTCTGCAACCTGTGTTGAACGTCATCGTCACCGTTACGAAGTGAATAACAACTACATCGATCGCCTAGAAAAGGCCGGCTTAGTGTTTAGTGGTTTATCATCTGATCGTAAACTGATTGAGATGATTGAATTGCCTAATCACCCATGGTTCGTTGCGAGTCAATTCCACCCGGAATTCACCTCAACACCGCGCGACGGTCATGCATTATTTGAAGGGTTCATAGCCGCTTCTTATGCGTATCAAAAACGCGATATCGATTAA
- a CDS encoding DUF3319 domain-containing protein, whose product MRRIFYQGFTFSNTNGKTDNWTLVIGNQVRVGSLFELRRQVHFFSELGILPPPKISKANLALKSDK is encoded by the coding sequence ATGAGAAGAATTTTTTATCAAGGTTTCACTTTCAGTAACACCAATGGTAAAACTGATAACTGGACGCTAGTGATTGGCAATCAAGTACGAGTGGGTTCGTTATTTGAGTTAAGGCGGCAAGTGCATTTTTTTTCTGAACTTGGAATATTACCTCCACCGAAAATATCAAAAGCAAATTTAGCCTTAAAATCTGACAAATAA
- the barA gene encoding two-component sensor histidine kinase BarA, with the protein MKSANNMTKYSLRSWVLVLALAPTIVVGILLGSYFTINRFYELEQTLIEKGSNIVEPLAIASEFGIITQDRESTKLLLAASQINNASLILSIAVFDAENQLFVTSHYHKDFETMRYKQTLANLIGTEHETIGDTLVIRVPIISHTGLEQKHVASINRQSNSDIDNNASTNGVVAPIYNNQQERILGYISVLLNKENALLEQHRAAIAAFIIVLIGVQFNLFFTFRLVKHVNYPITEMVRVVAKIREGKLDTRLEGNLIGELDLLKRGINAMASSLSEYHDEMQQNIDQATSDLRETLEQIEIQNVELDIAKKRALEASRIKSEFLANMSHELRTPLNGVIGFARQLLKTPLHTSQLDYIKTIERSASNLLGIINDILDFSKLEAGKMILEKMPFALRETLTETLTIIAGSAQEKGLELVIDIDANVPESVSGDAMRVSQIITNLVGNAIKFTDKGSVILKIHLVGQDEDNITLRCEVIDTGIGIDESQQEYLFQAFGQADSSISRRFGGTGLGLVITKRLINQMGGQIGFTSAPNKGSNFWFILPLGISQFEIGEVLPVDALQHKSVLLYEPRELTRDTLNRRLVSWQLIITNVANPENLTSVLQTKNSKFDYIIMSCHGFADNASFIHLLQQAKQHTDCLILLHDCLDQDMIINVLKVNADVLLSTPVSDFTLAHHLIYPPVPSTFVSLPEQINLDVTQRLNASVLAVDDNMANLKLIDTLLKELVDNVVTVNNGADAIQQAKKQAFDLIFMDIQMPGTDGITATQQIRSESLNRNTPIIAVTAHAIAEERENILASGMDGFLPKPIDELSLKSVISRWIIKPQFTHFDTHVLNWDLCLTQANQKTDLALDMLKMLVNSLPETTATIDKALIARDAETLLQAVHKLHGATCYCGVPTTQKLCRDIESALKHKIDIDDLEPEILELLDELTKVESAANQVINQLSVDVPNDQ; encoded by the coding sequence ATGAAAAGTGCCAACAATATGACCAAATACAGCCTACGCTCTTGGGTTCTGGTACTTGCGTTAGCGCCCACTATTGTAGTGGGTATTCTACTTGGAAGTTATTTCACGATAAACCGCTTTTATGAATTGGAACAAACCTTAATTGAAAAGGGCAGCAACATTGTTGAGCCATTAGCCATTGCCAGTGAATTTGGTATTATCACTCAAGACCGTGAATCAACTAAACTTTTACTCGCCGCCTCACAGATAAACAATGCATCGCTAATCTTATCTATTGCTGTTTTTGATGCCGAAAACCAACTCTTTGTCACTTCGCACTACCACAAAGATTTTGAAACGATGCGTTACAAACAAACGCTGGCAAACTTAATCGGTACAGAACATGAAACGATTGGCGATACCTTAGTCATTCGTGTGCCAATAATATCCCATACTGGGTTAGAACAAAAACATGTTGCCAGTATAAATCGTCAAAGTAACAGCGACATCGATAATAATGCCTCTACCAATGGTGTCGTTGCGCCAATTTACAATAATCAACAAGAGCGAATATTAGGCTACATATCAGTATTACTAAATAAAGAGAACGCCTTGCTCGAACAACATCGAGCGGCTATAGCGGCGTTTATTATCGTATTAATCGGCGTGCAATTTAACCTATTTTTTACCTTCCGCTTAGTCAAACACGTGAACTACCCCATTACCGAAATGGTGCGAGTGGTAGCCAAAATTCGTGAAGGTAAACTCGACACTCGCCTAGAAGGCAACTTGATTGGGGAACTGGATCTACTCAAACGAGGGATCAACGCAATGGCAAGTTCATTGTCAGAATATCACGATGAAATGCAGCAAAATATTGATCAAGCAACCTCTGATTTACGCGAAACCCTCGAGCAGATTGAAATTCAAAACGTTGAGCTCGATATCGCCAAAAAACGCGCGCTTGAAGCGAGTCGGATAAAATCAGAATTCTTAGCCAACATGTCACACGAGTTACGTACGCCACTCAATGGTGTCATAGGATTTGCAAGACAGTTATTAAAAACACCACTGCATACTAGCCAGCTCGACTACATAAAAACCATTGAACGCAGTGCCAGTAACCTACTGGGTATTATTAACGATATTCTCGACTTCTCTAAACTGGAAGCCGGTAAAATGATATTAGAAAAAATGCCATTTGCACTGCGAGAAACGCTGACTGAAACCCTGACTATTATAGCCGGTAGTGCGCAAGAGAAAGGCCTAGAACTGGTTATCGACATTGATGCTAATGTGCCAGAAAGTGTCAGTGGCGACGCGATGAGAGTCAGCCAGATTATTACTAACTTAGTTGGTAACGCTATTAAATTTACCGACAAAGGCAGTGTCATACTTAAAATACACTTAGTGGGTCAGGACGAAGATAACATTACCCTGCGCTGCGAAGTTATTGATACCGGTATTGGTATTGATGAGAGTCAGCAAGAATATTTATTCCAAGCATTTGGTCAAGCCGACTCATCCATTTCACGTCGCTTTGGAGGCACAGGATTGGGCTTAGTGATTACTAAACGCTTAATCAACCAGATGGGTGGCCAGATAGGCTTTACCTCGGCCCCCAATAAAGGCTCAAATTTCTGGTTTATTCTGCCACTTGGGATCAGTCAATTTGAAATTGGCGAAGTGTTGCCGGTTGATGCATTGCAACATAAATCAGTCTTATTATATGAACCACGGGAATTAACCCGCGATACATTAAATCGCCGCTTAGTGTCGTGGCAATTAATTATCACTAATGTGGCCAATCCAGAAAATCTCACCTCCGTGTTACAAACTAAAAACAGCAAATTTGATTACATCATCATGAGCTGCCATGGTTTTGCCGACAATGCGTCTTTTATCCATTTATTACAGCAAGCCAAACAACATACCGACTGTCTGATTTTATTACATGACTGTCTAGACCAAGACATGATAATCAATGTGCTAAAAGTCAACGCAGATGTATTGCTCAGCACCCCAGTGAGCGATTTTACCCTAGCGCATCATTTAATATATCCACCAGTACCTTCTACTTTTGTCAGTTTACCTGAGCAAATAAATCTTGATGTAACACAACGCCTCAATGCATCAGTATTAGCCGTTGACGACAACATGGCCAATCTAAAGTTAATTGATACTTTGCTCAAAGAACTAGTCGACAATGTGGTGACCGTTAATAATGGCGCGGATGCGATTCAACAAGCTAAAAAACAAGCATTTGATCTAATCTTCATGGATATTCAAATGCCAGGAACCGACGGCATAACCGCAACCCAGCAAATACGTTCAGAATCACTCAACCGTAATACGCCGATTATTGCAGTAACGGCACATGCTATAGCAGAAGAGCGTGAGAATATTTTAGCTAGCGGTATGGATGGTTTCCTACCTAAACCGATTGATGAATTATCACTAAAAAGCGTTATCAGCCGCTGGATAATTAAACCTCAATTTACTCATTTCGACACCCATGTTCTCAATTGGGATTTATGTTTAACCCAAGCAAACCAGAAAACCGATTTAGCCTTAGACATGTTAAAGATGTTAGTTAATTCATTACCTGAAACAACCGCAACTATCGATAAAGCATTAATAGCCAGAGATGCTGAGACACTGTTGCAGGCAGTGCATAAACTGCATGGTGCAACATGTTATTGCGGTGTACCGACAACACAAAAGCTCTGCCGGGATATTGAGTCAGCATTAAAGCATAAAATTGACATCGATGACCTAGAACCTGAAATACTAGAGTTACTTGATGAGTTAACTAAGGTAGAATCAGCTGCAAATCAAGTGATAAACCAGCTATCAGTGGATGTTCCCAATGACCAGTAA
- a CDS encoding YjaG family protein yields the protein MTSKTGFFKRLKALSLPQKQLFALALCQRMLPNYQLFSEVCEFGQPQVLSTALELLWQSQYDKKLKFNIDVHLQRLDENTPDPSEFEAYGAYPAMDAAVAIATLMGAIDGKIEEDITNISKLSSSTVANYIEAISDESLMDEELDEFVFSHPVMEQEKELQGMLLDIVEANPDITSELVKGLRKDIIEAGVSNIGISL from the coding sequence ATGACCAGTAAAACCGGTTTTTTTAAACGCCTAAAGGCATTGTCGTTACCTCAGAAGCAACTTTTTGCACTCGCACTGTGTCAAAGAATGCTCCCAAACTATCAATTATTTTCTGAAGTATGTGAATTTGGCCAACCGCAGGTATTAAGTACTGCGCTAGAGTTATTATGGCAAAGCCAATATGACAAAAAGCTTAAGTTCAATATTGATGTGCATTTACAGCGCCTCGATGAAAACACCCCTGATCCTAGCGAGTTTGAAGCCTATGGTGCTTATCCCGCCATGGATGCGGCTGTAGCCATTGCCACCTTAATGGGTGCGATAGATGGAAAAATTGAAGAAGATATTACTAACATCAGTAAGTTATCATCAAGTACTGTCGCCAATTATATTGAAGCTATTAGCGATGAGTCATTAATGGATGAAGAACTCGATGAGTTTGTTTTTTCGCATCCAGTAATGGAACAAGAAAAAGAATTACAAGGCATGTTACTCGACATTGTCGAAGCTAATCCAGACATAACCAGCGAACTGGTTAAAGGTTTACGTAAAGATATTATCGAAGCCGGTGTGTCTAATATTGGTATTAGCCTGTAG